Proteins encoded in a region of the Watersipora subatra chromosome 5, tzWatSuba1.1, whole genome shotgun sequence genome:
- the LOC137396831 gene encoding uncharacterized protein has product MGERLRTKTLMTDFLEDEILKKWSQIRNIMRKTESRARHAHQCDMVSSYSDTKNEIQRLIDEIIPSVEVPSVSKVREKSGSSEILLEVVSTDGLLIDEQLKLQPSKPLPKSLKLLHTVSLPSGPYSTRVYNSQILTGMDNKVVATIDTNYQVKGSFITFNNNPDAMEVYKDRLYTLVFGNPWTIYVHDQQGKQATFWSHSDSCSSFTGLAITCDKVVVPDRTNKLLIIYSLTGNKLKDISCPQLSQDCVSLCVSGSDKVVVSDSGSSQVCLIDISQGQLLWTRKDVTHPLGVACYGERYVLVAASSSSTVRILDSSTGEVVSELTDSAIESGKVFDMDISKDRLIVANNTRKNIAVFQLQP; this is encoded by the exons ATGGGGGAGCGTCTAAGAACAAAAACGCTCATGACTGACTTTCTCGAAGATGAGATACTCAAGAAATGGAGCCAGATAAGAAATATCATGCGCAAAACAGAGTCTAGAGCCAGACATGCTCATCAG TGTGATATGGTCTCCAGCTACAGCGACACAAAGAATGAAATACAAAGGTTGATTGATGAAATCATACCATCTGTTGAAGTACCTTCAGTCAGCAAAGTGAGAGAGAAAA GTGGAAGTAGTGAGATTTTGCTAGAAGTTGTCTCTACTGACGGACTTCTAATTGATGAGCAGCTGaaacttcaaccttctaaaccTCTTCCAAAGTCCCTCAAACTCCTTCATACAGTCTCTTTACCTTCAGGTCCTTATTCAACAAGAGTCTATAACTCTCAAATATTAACTGGGATGGATAATAAAGTAGTTGCTACTATTGACACCAACTACCAAGTAAAAGGTTCATTCATCACATTCAACAACAATCCTGACGCAATGGAGGTCTACAAGGACAGACTATATACATTGGTCTTTGGGAATCCTTGGACTATCTATGTACACGACCAGCAGGGAAAACAAGCCACATTCTGGAGTCACAGTGACTCTTGCTCCTCCTTCACCGGGCTAGCCATCACTTGTGATAAAGTAGTTGTTCCAGACAGAACAAACAAGCTTCTCATCATCTACTCACTGACAGGGAATAAACTCAAAGACATTTCTTGTCCTCAGCTTAGCCAAGATTGTGTCTCCCTCTGTGTTTCAGGATCAGACAAGGTTGTTGTGTCTGACAGCGGCTCGTCTCAAGTCTGCTTGATAGACATATCTCAAGGTCAGCTGCTTTGGACTCGTAAAGATGTGACTCATCCACTAGGAGTAGCATGCTATGGTGAGAGATATGTCCTGGTGGCAGCATCCAGCAGCAGCACTGTGAGAATCCTGGATAGCTCAACTG GCGAGGTAGTCTCAGAGCTGACAGACAGCGCTATTGAAAGTGGTAAAGTATTTGACATGGACATCTCTAAAGACAGACTAATTGTAGCTAACAACACTAGGAAGAATATAGCAGTCTTTCAGTTACAACCATAG